A single genomic interval of Helianthus annuus cultivar XRQ/B chromosome 6, HanXRQr2.0-SUNRISE, whole genome shotgun sequence harbors:
- the LOC110864950 gene encoding pentatricopeptide repeat-containing protein At3g25210, mitochondrial, whose amino-acid sequence MARQILHHRFLQTFLHRRPISTTAAAAGNPLQNSTTTIPPSPHTPNPTTRTPLAKQFETCLQNLKPGFTQYDVVEALRSQPDPDLAFDIFRWTGQQRNYKHSSTTYLTILQITINNKRYQHSETLIEEILAGACTGTVPLYNSVIKFCCGRKVLFNRAFDVYKTMLNSEDAKPDLETYKLLLDSLLRRFNNVNVCFVYLRGVKSMWKQMKAAGVVPDTFVMNMVMKAHAKCGEVDQAVRVFNEMGLYRNEANLYSYCYLIHGLCEKGRVDEGLGFYKEMRGKELVPKGSSFMILICSLAMEGRFDEAIKVVYDMLGESMSPDLLTYKTVVEGLCREGKVDEAFDVVEEFRKKDSFMNEKTYKVLLNGLRYVN is encoded by the coding sequence ATGGCCCGACAAATCTTACACCACCGTTTTCTCCAAACCTTTCTTCATCGCCGGCCAATCtcaaccaccgccgccgccgccggtAACCCACTCCaaaactccaccaccaccataccTCCATCACCACATACCCCCAACCCCACCACCAGAACCCCACTAGCCAAACAATTCGAAACATGTCTCCAAAACCTCAAACCCGGATTCACCCAATACGACGTCGTCGAAGCCCTCCGCTCCCAACCCGACCCGGATCTCGCTTTCGACATCTTCCGTTGGACCGGTCAACAACGCAACTACAAGCACAGCTCCACCACCTACCTCACCATCCTCCAAATCACAATCAATAACAAGCGGTACCAACACTCCGAAACCCTAATCGAAGAAATACTAGCAGGCGCTTGCACGGGCACCGTACCCCTTTACAATTCCGTCATTAAATTCTGTTGCGGCCGTAAAGTGTTGTTTAATCGAGCCTTTGATGTATACAAAACAATGTTGAATAGTGAGGATGCTAAACCTGATTTGGAAACGTATAAATTGTTGTTGGATTCGTTGCTTAGACGGTTTAATAATGTTAATGTCTGTTTCGTGTATTTACGTGGTGTGAAATCAATGTGGAAACAGATGAAAGCTGCAGGGGTGGTTCCGGATACTTTTGTAATGAATATGGTTATGAAAGCGCACGCGAAATGTGGTGAGGTTGATCAGGCGGTTCGGGTTTTTAACGAGATGGGGTTGTATAGGAACGAGGCGAATTTGTATAGTTATTGTTATTTGATTCATGGGTTGTGTGAGAAGGGGCGGGTGGAtgagggtttggggttttataaGGAGATGAGAGGGAAGGAGTTGGTGCCGAAAGGGAGTAGTTTTATGATTTTGATATGTTCGCTTGCGATGGAAGGGAGGTTTGATGAGGCGATTAAGGTTGTTTATGATATGTTGGGTGAGTCGATGTCGCCTGATTTGTTGACGTATAAGACGGTTGTTGAAGGGTTGTGTAGGGAAGGGAAGGTTGATGAGGCGTTTGATGTTGTTGAGGAGTTTAGGAAGAAGGATAGTTTTATGAACGAGAAGACGTATAAGGTTTTGCTTAATGGGTTGCGGTATGTGAACTAG
- the LOC110864951 gene encoding uncharacterized histidine-rich protein DDB_G0274557 isoform X2 produces MDHPSHNHNHHQCLEVSPHCPQHGRYPHHHLQLSPNCPLHGHLLPPCPSHFHPIPLPHNPNVNPPIPPPEADADSKSQVLMMQDGNEQYEDEEDEFIYVLTDEWKDFFAKSEAKRKLAKKQAKKKGKD; encoded by the exons ATGGATCATCCTTCACACAATCACAACCACCACCAATGCCTGGAAGTATCACCACACTGTCCTCAGCATGGCCGCTACCCTCATCACCACCTACAGTTATCCCCTAATTGCCCCCTCCACGGACACTTATTACCTCCCTGCCCCTCTCATTTTCACCCAATTCCTCTTCCACATAACCCTAATGTTAACCCCCCCATACCACCACCTGAAGCTGATGCAGATTCCAAATCCCAAGTGCT GATGATGCAAGATGGAAATGAACAatatgaagatgaagaagatgagttTATCTATGTTTTGACTGATGAATGGAAGGACTTCTTTGCAAAATCTGAAGCTAAACGGAAATTAG CAAAGAAGCAAGCTAAAAAGAAGGGTAAAGATTAG
- the LOC110864951 gene encoding uncharacterized histidine-rich protein DDB_G0274557 isoform X1, translating to MDHPSHNHNHHQCLEVSPHCPQHGRYPHHHLQLSPNCPLHGHLLPPCPSHFHPIPLPHNPNVNPPIPPPEADADSKSQVLMMQDGNEQYEDEEDEFIYVLTDEWKDFFAKSEAKRKLAAKKQAKKKGKD from the exons ATGGATCATCCTTCACACAATCACAACCACCACCAATGCCTGGAAGTATCACCACACTGTCCTCAGCATGGCCGCTACCCTCATCACCACCTACAGTTATCCCCTAATTGCCCCCTCCACGGACACTTATTACCTCCCTGCCCCTCTCATTTTCACCCAATTCCTCTTCCACATAACCCTAATGTTAACCCCCCCATACCACCACCTGAAGCTGATGCAGATTCCAAATCCCAAGTGCT GATGATGCAAGATGGAAATGAACAatatgaagatgaagaagatgagttTATCTATGTTTTGACTGATGAATGGAAGGACTTCTTTGCAAAATCTGAAGCTAAACGGAAATTAG CAGCAAAGAAGCAAGCTAAAAAGAAGGGTAAAGATTAG